The Bradyrhizobium sp. CCGB01 genome segment CGGGCGAAATCAATGAAATGGAAATCCATATTTGCCTGATGACGCGGACAACGCTTCTCCGTTCGACCTGATGTGGGGAACGAATGCGCCCGCGCAAGCGTGAGGCGCACCACGGCAAAGCGGCACGCGGCGAGCTAAATTGACGTTGCGATGGCGTCGACCCCTCATGCGCTGGCGTTGCCGGCCTCCGGTGAGCCCGTCTACGCGGTCCGCCACGTCGCGGGCGACACCATGATCAGAACGCAGATCGCGGCGTAAGCGGCGAGCGAGGCCGTGACCATTGCGGCAAGCCCCGCCATGCCGGCGCCAAAGCTCACCACCGCGATCCAGCCGCCGCCGGCCGCGATCAGGATGCGCGCGGCGGACGACGCAAGCGGGCCCATGGCACGGCCGGTGCCCTGGACGGCGAACGACGTGACGAATCCGAAGCCAAGCGCCGCATAGGCCGGCGCGACGATGCGCAGATAGGTCATGCCTTCGCTGACGACGTCCGCGTCATGGCTGAAGAGGTGCAGCCAGGCCGTCGGGAAGATCGCAACCAGCGCGCCAATCGTACCGGTCATGATCATGCCGACGACGCCGCTGATCCAGCCGATTTTCCGCGCCCGCGCCGTCTGCCCCGCGCCCATGTTGACGCCGACCATGGTCAGCGTCGCCGTGCTGACGCCGAACAGCAGCGGGATCATGATGTAGTCGAGCCGCGAGGCGATGCCGTAGCCGGCGAGCGCGGAGGTGCCGAACAGGCCGACCGCGCCGGTGACGAGGATGACGGTAAGATTGGTGAGCACCGCGTTGAAGGCGGTGGGGATGCCGACCTTCAGCATGTCGGCGAAGATGTTTGCGCGCAAGGGCACGATGTGCAGCTTGAGGCCGGACACGCCCGAGGCCATGTAGCGCAGCAGGAACAGCATCGCCGCGCCGTAATAGAGGCCGAAGGCGACACCGGCGCCGCCGATGCCGAGCCGGGGGATCGGCCCGAACCCGAAGATCAGCGCCGGCGAAACCGGAATGGTCACGATCGCGCCGACCAGCGTCACCAGCGCGGGCACCCTGACATTGCCGGCGCCGCGCAGCGCGGCGGCCTGGAGGTTGACGATCCACACCGGAATGGCGCCGGCGAACAAATAGTTGGAGTAGGTGGTGGCGGCCGCGAGCGCCCCGTCCGTGCCGCCGAGGGCGCGGTACAGATGGGGACCGCCAATGATGACGCCCAGCGTGAACGCGCCGCCGGCCATGATCGCAAGCACCACGGCATGATAGAGCGCCGCCTCCGCGTCGGCGCGGCGGCCGGCACCGACCGCGCGCGCCACCGAAGACGCAACGCCCGAGCCGAAGCCGCCGTTCGACATCATGGTCATCAGCATGAAGATCGGGAACACCAGCGCGGCGCCCGCGAGCGCATCGGTGCCGAGGAAGCCGACGTAATAGGCTTCCGCGATGTTCACCGCGGTCTGCGCCACCAGGACGGTCACGGTCGGCAGCGCGAGCTTGAGCAGCGTCGGAAGGATCGGCGCCGTCAGCAGCGCCGCACGCCTCTGCTCGGCCGCGCTTTGTTTTGCCGCCGCGCTTGGGGCGGACGCCGCCGCCGGGCGAAGCGGAGCCGCGGTGCCGGCCACGATCTGCACGGCGGACGAGACCGGTGCGGCGGCATCTTCGACTGACATGGGCTCGTTCCTGTGCGTAGCGGACCGCCGGTCGGCCGCCCATTGTATTATGACCATAATGTCTTATTATGATCGTAATACAATAGGCCCCGGCGCTCACGATTTTGTGCCCGGGACGGAAAAGCCGGGTCGCAGGAGGCGGGATTGGCGCGCTACGACAAGGGACACAGGGACGCGACACGGCGGCACATCCTCGATGTTGCCTCGTCGCAGTTCCGCGAGAGCGGCATCGCCGCGGTCGGCCTCGCCGGCATCATGGCGGAGGCGGGCCTGACCAACGGCGCCTTCTACACCCATTTTTCCTCCAAGGAGGATCTGGTGCGCGCGGTGTTGCGCGACGCGCTGGAGCGGCGCGAGCAGCGGCACAAGGACAATCTCGAAAACGGCGTCGCGCTCGAGACCGTGATCCGCGATTATCTGTCGCCGCGCCATCGCGACCGCGCGGCGACCGGCTGCCCGACCGCGGCCCTCGTCGCCGAGATCGCGCGGCATCCGAGGCCGACGCGCGATGCCTTCACGGCAAAGATCACCGACATCCTCGCGCTGATGGCGGCGCAGCTCCCGCGGGGGTCGGCCGACGAGCGGCGCCGCAAGACGATCGCGATCTACGCGACAATGGTCGGCGCGCTGCAATTGTCGCGCGCCGTCAACGACCGGCAATTGTCTGATGAGATCTTGGAGAACGCCGTCGAAGCCGCCGTCAGTCTGGCCGGCGCACGGTAAGCGGGCCTGCAAGCCGAGTGGGCGGAAGATCGCCCGCCCGCCTCTCTTTATTTCGCCGTCCCGCTTCTGCCGCCGGCGGCATCCGATCGTCGATCGCCGGCAAGGCCAAGCACCATGTCGGAGAACCGCTCGCCCTGCACCAGAACGTGGTCGTGAAGCCGCGTAGCAGCGAGTTGCTCGTCGCCGGCACGGATCGCTTCGAGAATCCCGGCGTGCTCCTGGAGTGATTGCAACAGACGATTGCGCGCCCGAAGCTGAATGCGGCGATAGGCGCTCAGCCGCTTGTGCAAGGCGAAAGCCTGATCGGCCAGGAAGCTGTTGCGACTGGCGCGGTAGATCGCTTCGTGAAAGCCGCGATTATCGGCGTAGTACTGCTCGCTGTCGCCTTCCCGCGCGGCGATTTCGCAGGCGCGGTGAGCGGTCTCCATCGCCGCATCATTGTCCGGGGTCAGCCGACGCGCAGCCAGCCGGCCGCACGCGCTTTCGATCTCGGCCATGGTCTCGAACATCTCGAACAGCCGGGTTGGTGACGGGACGCTCACGATCGCGCCCCGGCGCGGGCGGACATCGATGAAGCCTTCGGCGCCGAGTTGGAGCAGCGCCTCACGGATCGGGGTGCGCGACACTCCGAATCGCTCCGCGAGCGAGGCCTCGTCCAGACGATCGCCCGGCTGAAATTCCCCTGCAATTACAGCGTCTTCGATCGACTGCTTCAGTCTGAAGGCTTGGCTCATTGTATACACCCGATCCAAAGATTCCATACCACATACTTGACAAAACATACAGCATGCAGTTCATACTTAAATTGTATGCAAGATTTGAAATAAAAAATGCAATCTGCCAACGGGAGGTATGGAATGAAGATTTCAAGACGCCACGTCCTGGCCTTAGGAATTGCGGCCCCGGCCCTGCTCCGGTTCGGAGAGGCGCGCGCGGCTACGGCTCTGAAGATCTCGCACCAGTTTCCGGGAGGCACGGCGACCGAGGGCGATTTCCGCGACCGGCTCTGCCGGCGGTTCGCGAGCCTGATCCAGGAGCGCAGCAAGGGAGCGATGACCGCCGAGATCTATCCCGGTTCGTCGCTGATGAAGACCAACGCGCAGGTCTCGGCGATGCGCAAAGGCGCACTCGACATGAGCCTCATTCCGATCTCCTACGCCGGCGGAGATCTACCCGAACTGAACATCGGCCTGATGCCGGGCCTTGTCACTGGTTACGACGAAGGCCTCGGCTGGAAGAACAAGCCGATTGGCCAGGAGTTCACCAGGTTTCTCGCCGCCAAAGGCATCGTCATCGTCACCTGGATCTGGCAGGCCGGCGGCGTCGCCAGCCGCGCGCGTCCGCTGGTCGAGGTCGGCGACGCCAAAGGCATGAAGATCCGCGGCGGCTCGCGCGAGATGGATCTCGTGCTCCAGGCCGCCGGCGCCTCGGTGCTGTCGCTCCCTTCCAATGAACTCTATGCGGCGATGCAGACCGGCGCTTGCGACGCCGCCCTCACCTCGTCGACCAGCCTGACCTCGTTCCGCCTGGAGGAACTTGCCAAGCACCTGACGACCGGGCGGGCCAAGAGCTACTGGTTCATGCTCGAGCCGCTCGTGATGTCGAAGGCGGTGTTCGATCGGCTTTCGAACGAGGAGCGCGACATCATCGTCTCGGTCGGCGCCGAACTCGAGGCGTTCGGCCGCGCTGCGGCGGTGGAGGATGATGTCCGCGTGGCCAAGGTCTACCAGGCCGCCGGCGCGACGGTCCACGATCTCGATGACAAGACGGTTCAGGCATGGCGGGAGCTTGCGCGCGATACGGCCTGGAAGGATTACGCCAACAAGAACGAGAACTGCGCCCGCCTGGTCAAGCTTGCCATGGAGGCCGGCTCATGAGCGCGCACGGTATCGATCTCGGCCATTCCGCCGTCGCGACCGCGGCGCGACCCGGCTCCCCGGTGGGACGCATCAATCGCGCGATGACCCTGCTCAACAGGACGATCGTCGTCCTCTGCTCGATCGCGCTCATCGTCGCGAGCACGATCCTGAGCTACAGCGTGGCCGCGCGCTACTTCTTCAACGCCGCAACCTATTGGCAGGACGAGGCCGCGGTGTTCCTGCTGGTCGGCGCCACGTTCCTTTCGACCGCGTTCGTGCAGTCGGGACGCGGCCATATCGGGATCGAGGCCCTCACCGGCTATCTGTCGGAGCGTGGCAATGCGATCCGCATGCTGGTGGTCGACGCGGCGAGCTTGCTGTTCTGCGGCTTCTTCGCCTGGAAATCCTGGACGCTGTTCCACGAAGCATGGGTCGACGGACAGGTATCCGGATCGACCTGGGCCCCGCCGCTGTGGATTCCCTACAGCATGATGTCGCTGGGCATGACGCTGATGACGCTGCAAATCGCGCTTCAGCTCGCCTCGAGCCTCGACGGATGGAGGAGCAAATGAGCACGCTTGCCGTTGGACTGATGTATGGTGGTGCGACGCTTGCCGTCATGGCCTCAGGCATGCCGATCGCGCTGGCGCTCGGCGCCGTCGCCGTCATCTTCATGTATTTCTTCATGCCCGCCGCATCGCTCGATACGGTGACGCAGAACGTCTACGAGGAGATGGCCTCGATCACGCTGCTGGCGATCCCGCTCTTCATCCTGAAGGGCGCCGCGATCGGCAAGTCGAAGGCAGGACAGGACCTCTACAGCGCGCTGCACGTCTGGATGGGCCGCATTCCCGGCGGACTCGGCATCGCCAACGTCTTTGCCTGCGCGCTGTTCGCCGCGATGGCCGGATCGTCTCCGGCGACCTGCTCGGCGATCGGCTCTGCCGGCATTCCCGAGATGCGCAAGCGCGGCTATTCCGGCGGCTTCGCCGCCGGCGTGATCGCCGCCGGCGGCACGCTGGGCATCCTGCTGCCGCCCTCGATCACCATGATCCTGTACGCGGTCGCGGCGGAGCAGTCGCTCGGACGCCTGTTCCTTGCCGGCATCGGGCCGGGCCTTCTCCTGGTGCTGCTGTTTGCGACCTACGCGGTGCTGAGGTTCAAGGCCGAATACGCCGCGGCGCAACGGGCCTATGCGGCTGATCCGGCGCAACATCCGATCCTGTCGAACGAGCGCTTCACCATGGCGATGCGGTTCGGCGCACTGCCGCGCGTCATGCCCTTCGTCGTGCTGCTCAGCGGCGTGATGGTCGCACTCTACGGCGGCTATGCGACGCCGTCGGAAACCGCAGGTCTCGGCGGCATCCTCGCGCTGGTCCTGATCGCCTCGATCTACGGCGTGTGGCGCCCCAGGGATCTCGGCCCGATCCTGGAATCGACGCTGAAGGAATCGACCATGCTGATGCTGATCATCGGCATGTCGCTGCTCTACTCCTACGTGATGAGCTATCTCCACATCAGCCAGGGCGCAGCGCAGGCGATCGTCGCGATGCAGCTCTCGCGATGGGTGCTGCTGGGCGCGATCCTGGTGCTGGTGGTCGTGCTCGGCTTCTTCCTGCCGCCGGTCTCGATCATCCTGATGACCGCGCCGATCATTCTGCCGCCACTCAAGGACGCAGGCTTCGACCTGATCTGGTTCGGCGTGGTGATGACGATCGTGATGGAAATGGGGCTCATTCATCCGCCGGTCGGCCTCAACATCTTCGTCATCAGGAACATCGCGCCCGACATTCCGTTGCGTGACGTGATCTGGGGAACGCTGCCCTTCGTCCTGCTGATGGCATGCGCGGTCGTCCTGCTGTGCCTCGCGCCGTCGATCTCCACCTTTCTGCCCAATCTGGTGATGGGCCCGCCATCGCGATAACCGAGGAGGCATGAACCATGCTGAACGACACCAGGTCCGGACGCATCACGACGCCGGAATTCCTGCAAGGGCTGATCGACACGCTGACGCAACGCGGCCGCGCGGTTCTCGGCATCAAGCCGGAACGCGAGGCGGGCGAGGCGCGCGATCTCGCGCTTCTGGGCGAAGCGCTGCTGTCCAGGCGAGGCGAAGCTTCCGGCGTTGCGATCGCGCAATCCCTGCTTGCGGCTTTCGAGCAGGCGGCCGAGCCGGAGCGGCTGAAATTCCTCACCTCCCTCGCCGACCGGTTCGGGCCCGACCGTCGCGCGATCGAGCTTGCGATCGCCGGCTACCAGCGCAAGGAAGGCGGTGACGGCACCAAGCTCGAGGCGCTCCATGCCGCCGCGGAGCCGCGCCGGCAGGAGCTGATCCGGCGCCTCAACCTGGCGCCCGGCGGGACTTCGTCGCTGGTGCGCATGCGCGAAGTGCTGCTCTCGCTCCTGCGCGAGCATCCCGAGCTCCAGCCGGTCGACGACGATTTCGTCCATCTGTTCTCGTCCTGGTTCAACCGGGGTTTCCTGGTGCTGCGGCCGATCGACTGGACCACCTCGGCGAACATCCTGGAGAAGATCATCAGGTATGAGGCCGTCCACGCCATCCAGGACTGGGACGATCTGCGCAACCGGCTCGAGCCGCCGGATCGCCGCTGCTACGCATTCTTTCATCCGCAACTGGTCGACGAGCCGCTGATCTTCGTCGAGATCGCGCTCACCAAGGAGATTCCCGGAGCAATCGGCCCGCTGCTGGACAAATCACGCCAGGCGATTGACGCACGCGAGGCGACGACCGCCGTGTTCTATTCGATCTCGAACACGCAAAAGGGCCTTGCCGGCGTCTCATTCGGCAACTTCCTGATCAAGCAGGTGGTGCAGGATCTCGCCCGCGAGCTGCCGAACCTGAAGACCTTCGTCACCCTGTCGCCGGTCCCCGGCTTTGCCGGCTGGGTCCGGCGCGAGCTCAAGTCCGAGGCCTCCGGCGCGATCGAGGAGGACACGCGCCGCGCGATGGCCGCGCTCGACGAGGGCGGCGACATCGCAAAGGCGAAAGACGCCATCACCGCGCTCGCCGCCTATTACTTCCTCAAGGCAAAGCTGCCGTCCGGCAAGCCGGTCGATCCGGTCGCCCGCTTCCATCTCGGCAACGGCGCCCGCCTGGAGCGGTTGAATTTCCTCGGCGATGCCTCGGCCAAGGGCATCAAGCAATCGCACGGCCTGATGGTCAATTATCTCTACGCGCTCGAACACATCGAGGCGAACCACGAAGCTTTCGCAGAGCACGGCACCGTGGTGGCGTCCGACAAGGTGAAGAAGGCGCTCCGCGCCAGATTGTCGTCGCGCGACCTCGTTCCCAGCCCTCACACCAACTCTCAACGGAAGAGCTCGTCATGACCTCGAACCTGTACGACCGCCTGCTGGCAGGCGCGGAGTCCGACCAGTCCATCTGCATCGAAAAGGAGGACGGCGCGACGTTGAGCTACGCCGAACTCGTCGCCTTCAGCGGCAGGTTCGCGAACTTCCTCGCCAGGATCGGCGTCGGTCCGGGCCACCGCGTCGCCGTAAAGGTCGAGAAATCCGTCGAGGCCGTCGCGCTCTATCTTGCAACGCTGCGCGCCGGTGCAGTCTATCTGCCGCTCAACACCGCCTATACGCCGACTGAGACCGAGTATTTCATTCGGGATGCGCAGCCGACCTTGATCGTGTGCGATCCCAGGGAAGCGACCGACCTGCGCGCCATCGCCGCCAAGGCAAGCGGCCGGGTCGAGACGCTCGATTCCCACGGCAAGGGCTCGCTCGCCGATGCCGCGGCGGACTTCCCGACGGGATTCGACACCGTAGCCAGGGCGAATGACGACCTCGCCGCCATTCTCTACACATCGGGCACGACCGGCCGCTCGAAGGGAGCCATGCTGACGCACGGCAACCTGGCCTCGAACGCCCTGACGCTCGTCGAAGAGTGGCGCTATTCGAGCAAGGACGTGCTGATCCATGCCCTGCCGATCTATCACGTTCACGGGCTCTTCGTTGCCTGCAACGTCACGTTCGCAGCACGCGCGCGCATCCTGTTCATGCAGAAATTCGACGCGGAGCGCATTCTGGCGACGATGGCGCGCAGCACGGTGCTGATGGGCGTGCCGACCTTCTATGTCCGCCTGCTCGAGAGCACGAATCTGAACGAGCGCACGACCGGCA includes the following:
- the dctP gene encoding TRAP transporter substrate-binding protein DctP, yielding MKISRRHVLALGIAAPALLRFGEARAATALKISHQFPGGTATEGDFRDRLCRRFASLIQERSKGAMTAEIYPGSSLMKTNAQVSAMRKGALDMSLIPISYAGGDLPELNIGLMPGLVTGYDEGLGWKNKPIGQEFTRFLAAKGIVIVTWIWQAGGVASRARPLVEVGDAKGMKIRGGSREMDLVLQAAGASVLSLPSNELYAAMQTGACDAALTSSTSLTSFRLEELAKHLTTGRAKSYWFMLEPLVMSKAVFDRLSNEERDIIVSVGAELEAFGRAAAVEDDVRVAKVYQAAGATVHDLDDKTVQAWRELARDTAWKDYANKNENCARLVKLAMEAGS
- a CDS encoding TetR family transcriptional regulator, whose protein sequence is MARYDKGHRDATRRHILDVASSQFRESGIAAVGLAGIMAEAGLTNGAFYTHFSSKEDLVRAVLRDALERREQRHKDNLENGVALETVIRDYLSPRHRDRAATGCPTAALVAEIARHPRPTRDAFTAKITDILALMAAQLPRGSADERRRKTIAIYATMVGALQLSRAVNDRQLSDEILENAVEAAVSLAGAR
- a CDS encoding TRAP transporter large permease, with the translated sequence MSTLAVGLMYGGATLAVMASGMPIALALGAVAVIFMYFFMPAASLDTVTQNVYEEMASITLLAIPLFILKGAAIGKSKAGQDLYSALHVWMGRIPGGLGIANVFACALFAAMAGSSPATCSAIGSAGIPEMRKRGYSGGFAAGVIAAGGTLGILLPPSITMILYAVAAEQSLGRLFLAGIGPGLLLVLLFATYAVLRFKAEYAAAQRAYAADPAQHPILSNERFTMAMRFGALPRVMPFVVLLSGVMVALYGGYATPSETAGLGGILALVLIASIYGVWRPRDLGPILESTLKESTMLMLIIGMSLLYSYVMSYLHISQGAAQAIVAMQLSRWVLLGAILVLVVVLGFFLPPVSIILMTAPIILPPLKDAGFDLIWFGVVMTIVMEMGLIHPPVGLNIFVIRNIAPDIPLRDVIWGTLPFVLLMACAVVLLCLAPSISTFLPNLVMGPPSR
- a CDS encoding GntR family transcriptional regulator translates to MSQAFRLKQSIEDAVIAGEFQPGDRLDEASLAERFGVSRTPIREALLQLGAEGFIDVRPRRGAIVSVPSPTRLFEMFETMAEIESACGRLAARRLTPDNDAAMETAHRACEIAAREGDSEQYYADNRGFHEAIYRASRNSFLADQAFALHKRLSAYRRIQLRARNRLLQSLQEHAGILEAIRAGDEQLAATRLHDHVLVQGERFSDMVLGLAGDRRSDAAGGRSGTAK
- a CDS encoding TRAP transporter small permease translates to MSAHGIDLGHSAVATAARPGSPVGRINRAMTLLNRTIVVLCSIALIVASTILSYSVAARYFFNAATYWQDEAAVFLLVGATFLSTAFVQSGRGHIGIEALTGYLSERGNAIRMLVVDAASLLFCGFFAWKSWTLFHEAWVDGQVSGSTWAPPLWIPYSMMSLGMTLMTLQIALQLASSLDGWRSK
- a CDS encoding malonyl-CoA synthase, with amino-acid sequence MTSNLYDRLLAGAESDQSICIEKEDGATLSYAELVAFSGRFANFLARIGVGPGHRVAVKVEKSVEAVALYLATLRAGAVYLPLNTAYTPTETEYFIRDAQPTLIVCDPREATDLRAIAAKASGRVETLDSHGKGSLADAAADFPTGFDTVARANDDLAAILYTSGTTGRSKGAMLTHGNLASNALTLVEEWRYSSKDVLIHALPIYHVHGLFVACNVTFAARARILFMQKFDAERILATMARSTVLMGVPTFYVRLLESTNLNERTTGNMRLFVAGSAPLLAETHRAWKARTGHAILERYGMTETGMIASNPYAGSRIAGSVGRPLPAVEVRVADPETGAILPIDDVGMIEVKGPNVFAGYWNMPDKTAAEFRSDGFFITGDLGKLDAQGYLYIVGRGKDLIITGGFNVYPKEIETEIDAIPGVTESAVVGVPHADFGEGVTAAVVRSPGSSLDERAILAALSGRLAKFKQPKRIVFVETLPRNTMGKVQKNLLRERFAALYATKAS
- a CDS encoding malonyl-CoA decarboxylase; the encoded protein is MLNDTRSGRITTPEFLQGLIDTLTQRGRAVLGIKPEREAGEARDLALLGEALLSRRGEASGVAIAQSLLAAFEQAAEPERLKFLTSLADRFGPDRRAIELAIAGYQRKEGGDGTKLEALHAAAEPRRQELIRRLNLAPGGTSSLVRMREVLLSLLREHPELQPVDDDFVHLFSSWFNRGFLVLRPIDWTTSANILEKIIRYEAVHAIQDWDDLRNRLEPPDRRCYAFFHPQLVDEPLIFVEIALTKEIPGAIGPLLDKSRQAIDAREATTAVFYSISNTQKGLAGVSFGNFLIKQVVQDLARELPNLKTFVTLSPVPGFAGWVRRELKSEASGAIEEDTRRAMAALDEGGDIAKAKDAITALAAYYFLKAKLPSGKPVDPVARFHLGNGARLERLNFLGDASAKGIKQSHGLMVNYLYALEHIEANHEAFAEHGTVVASDKVKKALRARLSSRDLVPSPHTNSQRKSSS
- a CDS encoding MATE family efflux transporter, which codes for MSVEDAAAPVSSAVQIVAGTAAPLRPAAASAPSAAAKQSAAEQRRAALLTAPILPTLLKLALPTVTVLVAQTAVNIAEAYYVGFLGTDALAGAALVFPIFMLMTMMSNGGFGSGVASSVARAVGAGRRADAEAALYHAVVLAIMAGGAFTLGVIIGGPHLYRALGGTDGALAAATTYSNYLFAGAIPVWIVNLQAAALRGAGNVRVPALVTLVGAIVTIPVSPALIFGFGPIPRLGIGGAGVAFGLYYGAAMLFLLRYMASGVSGLKLHIVPLRANIFADMLKVGIPTAFNAVLTNLTVILVTGAVGLFGTSALAGYGIASRLDYIMIPLLFGVSTATLTMVGVNMGAGQTARARKIGWISGVVGMIMTGTIGALVAIFPTAWLHLFSHDADVVSEGMTYLRIVAPAYAALGFGFVTSFAVQGTGRAMGPLASSAARILIAAGGGWIAVVSFGAGMAGLAAMVTASLAAYAAICVLIMVSPATWRTA